The Daucus carota subsp. sativus chromosome 7, DH1 v3.0, whole genome shotgun sequence genome window below encodes:
- the LOC108195932 gene encoding protein CHAPERONE-LIKE PROTEIN OF POR1, chloroplastic: MNLSGLTGSPSINVLPKGQGSLSKKVLVFNNFGKFGELFQLPRRSNWAGSAQRCVVRRTPLLRCAMDASYGNSSDDSADIFPRINVRDPYKRLGISREASEDEIQGARNFLVQRYIGHKPSIDAIESAHDKIIMQQFYDRKNPKINIKKKVGEVTQSKVMLAITSRFRTPSTNFIVKTSIAFVVLGVLTVLFPTEEGPTLQVAVSLIATMYFIHDRLKNKLRAFLYGAGTFILSWLVGTFLMVSVIPPIIKGRRSLEVTTSLISYVLLWVSSTYLR; encoded by the exons ATGAATCTTTCTGGGTTAACTGGAAGCCCTTCAATTAATGTGCTACCGAAAGGTCAAGGATCTCTTTCGAAAAAAGTTTTGGTTTTCAACAATTTCGGGAAATTTGGGGAGTTATTTCAGCTACCTAG GAGAAGTAATTGGGCCGGTTCTGCTCAGAGATGTGTAGTGCGAAGAACTCCTTTGTTAAGATGTGCCATGGATGCTTCTTATGGCAATTCTTCAGATGACTCGGCTG ATATATTTCCGAGAATTAATGTAAGAGACCCATACAAGAGACTTGGGATTAGCAGGGAAGCATCAGAAGATGAAATTCAAGGTGCTAGAAATTTCTTGGTTCAAAGATATATTGGTCATAAACCGAGCATAGATGCAATTGAATCAGCCCACGACAAAATAATCATGCAGCAATTCTACGACAGGAAGAACCCGAAGATCAACATTAAGAAAAAGGTTGGGGAGGTTACTCAGTCTAAGGTTATGCTGGCTATCACAAGTAGATTCAGAACTCCATCTACAAATTTCATTGTAAAGACTTCCATTGCTTTCGTGGTACTGGGCGTACTTACTGTACTTTTCCCAACTGAAGAAGGACCAACCCTTCAAGTAGCCGTTTCCCTGATAGCTACAATGTACTTCATTCATGATCGGTTAAAAAACAAGCTTAGAGCTTTTCTCTACGG GGCTGGAACATTCATTCTCTCGTGGCTAGTGGGAACTTTTCTGATGGTGTCTGTGATTCCACCTATAATTAAAGGTCGCAGAAGTTTAGAAGTGACAACATCCTTGATTAGTTATGTGCTTCTCTGGGTCTCTTCTACCTATCTTAGATAG
- the LOC108195931 gene encoding fructose-bisphosphate aldolase 1, chloroplastic, giving the protein MASTATSLLRPSSLVSKSSWIEGQSLRHPSVSLVRCTPAAAPALAIRAGAYDDELIKTAKTVASPGRGILAMDESNATCGKRLASVGLENTEANRQTYRTMLLSPPGLGNYISGAILFEETLYQSTLDGKKIVDLLIEQGIVPGIKTDKGLSPLASFNDESWCQGLDGLASRSAAYYQQGARFAKWRTVVSIPNGPSALAVKEAAWGLARYAAISQENGLVPIVEPEVALDGDHGIDSSYEVAYKVWSEVFFYLAQNNVLFEGILLKPSMVTPGSQCKERATPEQVADYTLKLLRRTVPPAVPGIHFMSGGLSELEATQNLNAMNQSPNPWHVSFSYARALQNICLKTWGGRPENVKAAQDALLLRASANSAAQLGKYTGEEAKKETLVK; this is encoded by the exons ATGGCATCAACTGCAACTTCTCTCCTCAGGCCTTCATCACTTGTTAGCAAGTCTAGTTGGATTGAGGGCCAGAGCCTTCGACACCCTTCTGTTTCTCTTGTCAGGTGCACCCCTGCTGCTGCTCCTGCACTCGCCATCCGTGCCGGTGCTTATGATGATGAGCTCATCAAAACCGCG AAAACTGTGGCATCGCCGGGCAGAGGAATCTTGGCCATGGATGAGTCGAATGCTACATGTGGCAAGCGTTTGGCTTCAGTTGGCCTAGAGAACACTGAGGCTAACCGCCAGACTTACCGGACGATGCTCCTCTCCCCCCCGGGGCTCGGAAACTACATCTCTGGAGCTATCCTCTTTGAGGAGACACTCTACCAATCAACACTTGATGGGAAGAAGATAGTTGATCTTCTTATTGAGCAGGGAATTGTTCCCGGGATCAAAACTGACAAG GGTTTATCACCCCTCGCTAGCTTCAATGATGAGTCCTGGTGCCAAGGTCTTGACGGCCTTGCCTCGCGCTCTGCAGCTTACTACCAACAGGGTGCCCGCTTTGCCAAATG GCGTACTGTAGTGAGCATTCCCAATGGTCCTTCTGCACTTGCTGTGAAGGAAGCGGCATGGGGTCTTGCTCGCTATGCAGCCATTTCTCAG GAGAATGGGCTAGTCCCGATTGTGGAGCCTGAAGTCGCACTTGATGGTGATCATGGAATCGACAGTTCTTATGAAGTTGCCTACAAGGTGTGGTCTGAGGTCTTTTTCTACCTTGCCCAGAACAATGTTTTGTTTGAAGGTATCCTCCTCAAGCCAAGCATGGTTACTCCCGGATCACAGTGCAAGGAACGGGCAACACCCGAGCAGGTTGCTGATTACACCCTCAAGCTTCTCAGACGGACAGTTCCCCCGGCAGTCCCTGGAATCCAT TTCATGTCTGGGGGTCTATCTGAACTGGAAGCTACCCAGAACTTGAACGCGATGAATCAATCTCCCAATCCGTGGCATGTGTCATTCTCTTATGCAAGAGCTCTTCAAAACATTTGCCTGAAGACATGGGGAGGAAGACCCGAGAACGTCAAAGCTGCTCAAGATGCTTTGCTTCTTCGAGCAAGTGCAAATTCTGCTGCTCAGCTAGGTAAGTACACTGGAGAGGAGGCCAAGAAAGAAACGCTTGTCAAGTGA